In the Adlercreutzia equolifaciens DSM 19450 genome, one interval contains:
- a CDS encoding ABC transporter permease: MRSKRSISEKLLSWPDLVLLVFFIAFLALALAGSLSPADGTSTVGAAFMPPSAEHPLGTDGLGRDVLARLMHGGAHLIAVAAVSTAVAAAVGVALGFAVSAKGRFADVLSYLLDLLLVIPSILVVMVLVFGLGSGVGTMIVVTTAVSAPYIARYTRSLVRPVAASPYVTAARLSGDSAAKTAVREVLPNLAVPLATTVGMRFINSVYLVATAAFLGFDPLGTGSDWGTMIQTGVTGISLNPWAALAPTIAIACITISGNLLLDRIGKRSNL; the protein is encoded by the coding sequence GTGAGATCGAAGCGTAGCATTAGCGAGAAGCTGCTCTCTTGGCCCGATCTTGTGCTTCTCGTCTTCTTCATCGCTTTTCTCGCTCTTGCGCTCGCCGGATCGCTTTCCCCGGCAGACGGGACAAGCACCGTGGGGGCCGCGTTCATGCCTCCGAGCGCCGAGCATCCTTTGGGCACCGACGGGCTTGGCCGCGATGTTTTGGCGCGCCTCATGCACGGCGGCGCGCACCTTATCGCCGTTGCCGCTGTTTCCACCGCCGTCGCCGCTGCCGTGGGCGTGGCTCTCGGGTTCGCCGTGAGTGCGAAGGGCAGGTTCGCCGATGTGTTATCGTACCTGCTCGATCTGCTGCTGGTCATTCCTTCGATACTCGTAGTCATGGTTCTTGTGTTCGGGCTTGGTTCGGGAGTGGGGACGATGATCGTGGTGACCACGGCGGTGTCGGCACCCTACATAGCTCGGTACACGCGCTCGCTCGTCCGTCCCGTGGCCGCATCGCCTTATGTGACGGCGGCGCGCCTTTCCGGCGATTCGGCGGCGAAGACGGCTGTGCGCGAGGTGCTTCCGAACTTGGCGGTTCCCTTGGCAACCACGGTGGGCATGAGGTTCATCAACTCCGTCTATCTTGTTGCGACGGCCGCTTTTCTCGGGTTCGACCCCCTCGGAACGGGCTCCGACTGGGGAACCATGATACAGACGGGCGTCACGGGCATCAGCCTGAACCCGTGGGCCGCGCTTGCTCCCACTATCGCGATTGCCTGCATCACCATATCGGGCAATCTTCTGCTTGATCGAATAGGGAAAAGGAGCAACCTGTGA
- a CDS encoding ABC transporter permease produces the protein MSPNADRTGGHRALRILSRILLFAISLIFTCLLVFLALEALPGDAATQRLGLQATPERVAELTQQYGLDKPVLYRFVLWCAHALQGDFGTVLASGLPVADAMVGPLARTGVIFAISLVLVIVVGTAGGIFAGLHGGKAADKIVSTLALAVVGTPEFVVGFFLILVFATQLGWFPAVSLLPVGSGSMFDKPIIMVLPIVAISLIGACTLVRPVRAVVERENQTLHVESARLSGLPERRVIVKNLLPGIVAPVAQSAASVVPYLIGGTVIIESLFSFPGLGTLLVNAVLNREPDLLMACSAVVIAVSLAAFWIADGLGRRRSREIEA, from the coding sequence ATGTCACCGAACGCCGACCGTACGGGAGGGCACCGCGCACTGCGGATACTCTCCCGTATTCTCCTCTTCGCGATCTCGCTGATCTTCACGTGTCTGCTCGTGTTCCTCGCCCTTGAGGCTCTGCCCGGCGATGCCGCCACGCAGCGTCTCGGATTACAGGCGACTCCCGAGCGTGTGGCCGAGCTCACGCAGCAATACGGCCTCGACAAGCCGGTACTCTATCGTTTCGTTCTCTGGTGCGCTCATGCGCTGCAGGGCGACTTCGGAACCGTTCTTGCGTCGGGATTACCCGTAGCCGACGCTATGGTCGGCCCTCTTGCGCGAACTGGAGTGATTTTTGCGATCTCGCTTGTTTTGGTGATTGTGGTCGGCACGGCTGGTGGCATTTTCGCGGGTCTTCATGGCGGCAAGGCGGCAGACAAGATTGTGAGTACGCTTGCGCTTGCTGTTGTGGGAACACCCGAGTTCGTTGTCGGATTCTTTCTCATCTTGGTGTTCGCGACGCAGCTCGGGTGGTTTCCCGCCGTATCGCTTCTTCCCGTTGGGAGTGGCTCGATGTTCGACAAGCCCATCATCATGGTGCTTCCCATCGTCGCCATATCCCTCATCGGGGCTTGCACCCTTGTGCGCCCGGTGCGCGCCGTGGTCGAGCGGGAGAACCAAACGCTTCATGTCGAATCGGCCCGACTTTCTGGTCTGCCGGAAAGAAGGGTGATCGTCAAAAACCTCTTGCCCGGAATCGTCGCCCCCGTTGCGCAGTCGGCGGCTTCGGTCGTACCTTATCTTATTGGCGGCACGGTCATCATTGAATCCCTTTTCAGCTTTCCCGGCTTGGGCACGCTTCTTGTCAACGCCGTGCTCAACCGCGAGCCCGATTTGCTCATGGCTTGCTCGGCGGTTGTCATAGCGGTGTCGCTTGCGGCTTTCTGGATTGCCGACGGGTTGGGAAGGAGGCGGTCCCGTGAGATCGAAGCGTAG